One Carassius gibelio isolate Cgi1373 ecotype wild population from Czech Republic chromosome A20, carGib1.2-hapl.c, whole genome shotgun sequence DNA segment encodes these proteins:
- the LOC127938886 gene encoding apolipoprotein B-100, translating into MGDTKLCLLLLLSGIFLTNAQDEELPCLLAKRYKSFHKYEYTYEIESLNALNGETNGPKARCKVEIEVPQTCRYILRTTECALSEVIDVDTEGNPLFGPSAGAEAFKAAMEKNPLKFTVEGDDDIKLFPEDDEPVNILNIKRGLISAFAVPLLEEERNRRMPTIYGMCKTGYTVNTRENIATDVTLNRDLSKCDNFRPIMDHTSPLALITGLHYPLAQLITSSQTCNYKFDNAQKHMTSASCTENHMLVPFSYKGKYGVTNVGKQVLTLVGVSVHNERIFEHDEANMKTLHLDGSIDSVHPIEDKEVMLSVLRELAGLSETNNGHNRAHLAHKLIATIRKMNAESLSTALPEALEISRSLVYQALFQCGTQECTTAILQVLRTFDRSSVEIDAAAYAMGMVPNPSRSLVMEMLKVAKFKDSKPIYYALSNAVRRLYETEGRVTPEIQGVANYALEQISDCTGNQEHMYLALRVIGNMASAVGAASPALKSAIIQCINQPAASPEVQQAAVQAFRLTSVPDEGREVLMKVIFDSAAPIQKRVAAYLIVMKDPQPSELAQLVAALPKNENCQAMSFVNSHFSNILSSKSSETKELQEKILNALQGNEIRNSTDPTKYSRNYKIGSLEGNVIFESEELLPNEVILEMTLNAFGYDIDMFEIGLNGKGLEPTVDALIGIDGFFHDTMQKTINYAADKVPRGNDIMQSMFPTLWDNIKMQKAPQSIVKEIMNNINKLIKKLKVQDNPEAMIYLRLLGAEIGYLNTKDMEDMAYSATLLTNRLLNMFPVDFIRNLYSSVNNNLFLHYVFMDNEFYLPTGTGIPFRVALSGTFAPGVKGGLKIAPDMSEMAFMPSVGVEFVTEVGALLPDYVESSLEMHTNIYHESGLKVRVAVTKKQLKLTFPIPQAPTKLISVTNSLFSVTGTEKKTIPPMMEHVKAQKCTPFLPGFKYCSAIQYSDAFSSDASPYFPLTGDSKFAIEIHPTGEVSAYTATVDYVYEDKVDTVTFGLKAEGTSFEGTAKLMFDRQKYSVSADLQIPDYDLEAGIRVHSTDRSTESRATNSIQIDFINKNIPEASLVTLAKIESMKDAMLQVQLLIPHFQTDAKVTAQLKHAEGLTVELESDLRLPATTSSIQKVILKYDAEKIEAEVTSDVSTEIHNNIHFDAIKATVSDLLDQEIGMSDMKIRDALIQSLEASNAYLEQFATNIPYVQGIRIPAFPEFTVPKKLFLKAEGSAKYKFGQNYYTISIPIPLGGKSSGDFNLPAALNTPKLEVPQLSLEVASFSIPLPEVFVPESLSVSLPHMAKAEVSSKLSSNFYDMEATASAGRELVEKPSYSAMFEVIGTSPVDLLSFKVEGSALVEDTPGESLRAEIKSSLDHKLIEASVNYVEEMTTAEKIKFKSSSKIEANSPLGLKISVEHTGQVGVNKDEISGDGNLMGSIKAGPLNGTVALRQSLILLPFKPEAKIDSSLKVNSEHFQAENTIEAVLTNGELNVISKTTALENTLMHDAEVTYTGSRLALKSDTRAKILSLNIQNVAEASASPDLVYIKIDTNADVFAGVENHIHSQFIATLDANGLDVKSDASANLTEQTASHKCSLSLTRDGLTTSGTTSLESSLVPLTLENKFSGALDTSKLSLSAETKGKFYRMIIKNTNSLSGSLSSVAFNSIMDVKDDVVSYKHDISIQIEPYTTSVTINNNLHVLDITLVNYVQFKALPYTADLNGRWRLFFGDDELKQTYEMKYQDLVVTAKCGSTVKLMGSHMSHNTEIEVAGLSITFSNDALLNSEYLRFNGNFYATAVPFRFSVDAMANSDGDLHLYGKQSAQVYTKFLMKAEPLALAHSHECRVSTTHNLDNGLSIEINLDNKIDTVLTPSKQQATMRVKSKVNNHLFNQDVSAYNNPERLGVEASGSIITNFLNINDADNQDHFFSAFLKYDKNNNSLPLIQKFPVDLQHIKMTILRIAEAMQYYINREDIIAEIQNLAKYISDSVNELNLERKIAKMSEGLIALYEKYGFTLDNMEAALINLNPVMLKLVTELDTHVQEIEKIVREMIASGTLCDTAIQKLTEELNAFNEKYDIRAIVLAVIEAVENFIKQIDVTRLKGSGSVLLQDLEEQFDIKSTLEAVLSELKQFVANFEQGKFIEDVKNFVTSANFRDYADNLVAQIPTEEIHKTVEKAKQLLTVLGGKLNTIYSIVRETLVQSGVDKKIEAILEKVVELIKKFNIEQTVKALGSTLKYILTPITEMLDEAMTYLKTTEVNKIIEHLNNCLSHCIGQIRSFDYNVFVDEANQKIKDLINELYTMGLSLEIRQKLHAIRELVSYALSSLTACLEELRTIKVADVAKKIKEIVDRIVYIDTEEFIESLRKRITDMDIREEIMQQVSGIYTKVVAIATDACSAVMEIIQTMLKDQAIVIELKQICDGVKTGLKTAEFEIPSFTFPLTDLVVPSIKISLEKLQEFSLPSTLIDLPEFIILQYYTVPPVRIEYDDIRQGLLDLLNFIANYERPSVDDIFGDLRIIYLPDISAITLPEISLPEISFPEIPKYSPEHKFLDLQIPEFTLPAVPSEVMIPSFGKLYGEVMVTIPIFNMRTTMEFLNSTESAETPQFTGHITSHGSSEYDILKYTLDSTARLAIPKMSRVIVAETLKITHSILAFDHQSSLSLYGFSAQAVAKSNMKITIASLSANILNHAFFALEDGMSANIKTQYTDKVRIPALSWNSDHSYTNEVTLKQDGLKILLTMTEEAKGHISVQDDSDYFTAKSISTIIITPTTATLTISTDGEVISTEGGGGSLKIKQKINAEGVALNYIDLNAHIEGNYDSGENYVLIAYGKANLREMKVDMKAAYDTKFNGLLSGTFSSAFNILVQPFEMILDFQNKANTKLSFKEPLTAKIDLQNDYALILNTDMQKLSTVAIARFNQYKYSHNFTAANNGDEAGIYAGVNGEANLEFLTVPFSIPTIEFETLIINFNTPEISNINLYEHTGLKHLLTNFDQAIDVDAKIVYQKSKAAAIIDLGFINIHPLGDLISEVSFKSSIFSLNANAGIYGKDNPVIQFGAITASEFEGLKSKIEGTSSLSTKNGLKLANSLLLENRHIEGTHESTVTINTDNFEVALSATTTANINLPILTAKANHQFTADNKAHPKADSTFKTEYTFDFPIIKLVGKGNAENILKGEGTHTFISAETLIKGTIDGTFLDSGILKGALNYDESIYLNGKSLRYALKTVADGNLNYGNLKIVFDVDENLSVETAMERVYAILKFSSKNEANIGGFNTKGDHTGQATVDLDFLKSLVAVMKIDLSQPSTFGDLRISERVLAELSVPMQTIDYTSKIISPVYTTDVAAKLDGSAPVYKTVLKATATSPVVFLEYNFDSSMNTTMENGALVVGANAVLTHADFTMDFSNVFHMGDPSHTMIVDITSPAFTDVNFRYAAQSDGVSASGSTPTTGHLGFQLQGRIPSEINARIYSRYASAPGDDVEILMIRAVPKGNEKVLLVSYNLLATRDIGEGLIERLEDQIPSCIQGFAEKYGIDKAINRLFNIVQEFENILRDDHFSDSEHSELSKLFRSVVVTYQKTIQVLLDAAINFLRETKYKLPGMDEATLPEICNKIRFIFAEMLEKLANNQEVYFFTLMENFSTVEMTFSPGKVMTVAEVQEIVKSTLRSHLVMIAGVMKQTEGLDVFLEKLGQTLQEMVDKAQEFVESIKSDILETVAAHLNTCYNKLLQTLDGLTTAFAIFVLMPISVFYSNILTSLDELFNANNGIQQIEFPLPFFQ; encoded by the exons G ATGAAGCCAACATGAAGACACTGCACCTCGATGGAAGCATTGACTCAGTCCATCCAATTGAGGATAAAGAGGTCATGCTGTCAGTTCTAAGGGAACTGGCTGGCCTTTCTGAGACCAACAATGGACACAACAGAGCCCACCTAGCTCACAAGCTCATTGCTACAATCCGCAAAATGAATGCTGAAAGCCTGAGCACTGCTCTACCAGAGGCCCTGGAGATTTCTCGCTCCCTGGTGTACCAGGCATTGTTCCAGTGTGGCACGCAAGAATGTACCACTGCCATCTTGCAGGTTCTCAGAACGTTTGACCGTTCCTCAGTAGAGATTGATGCTGCAGCATATGCCATGGGAATGGTTCCCAACCCATCCAGAAGCCTTGTTATGGAAATGTTGAAGGTGGCCAAGTTCAAGGATAGCAAGCCCATCTACTATGCTCTCAGCAATGCTGTCAGGAG ACTCTATGAAACTGAAGGAAGAGTCACCCCTGAGATTCAGGGAGTCGCCAATTACGCCCTTGAACAGATCAGTGACTGCACAGGCAATCAGGAACATATGTACCTGGCCCTGAGG GTCATTGGAAACATGGCTTCTGCCGTTGGAGCCGCAAGCCCTGCTCTGAAATCAGCAATTATCCAGTGCATAAACCAACCTGCTGCATCCCCTGAGGTCCAGCAAGCTGCTGTTCAAGCTTTTAGACTCACTTCTGTCCCTGATGAG GGCAGAGAGGTGTTAATGAAGGTCATTTTTGATTCAGCCGCTCCCATACAGAAGCGTGTTGCTGCATATCTCATTGTGATGAAAGACCCTCAGCCCTCTGAACTGGCTCAGCTGGTTGCTGCTCtgcctaaaaatgaaaactgtcaggCTATGAGCTTTGTTAACTCACATTTTAGCAACATCCTGAGCTCCAAATCATCTGAGACTAAGGA ACTTCAAGAGAAGATTCTCAATGCCCTTCAAGGGAATGAGATCAGAAATTCCACAGATCCAACAAAGTACTCTCGCAATTACAAAATTGGTTCTCTAGAAGGAAATGTGATCTTTGAGTCTGAAGAACTTCTGCCCAATGAAGTCATCCTGGAGATGACCCTGAATGCTTTTGGATATGACATAGACATGTTTGAG ATCGGGTTGAATGGTAAGGGACTGGAACCCACTGTTGATGCTCTAATCGGCATTGATGGATTCTTCCATGACACCATGCAGAAGACCATTAACTATGCAGCTGATAAAGTGCCCAGGGGCAATGACATTATGCAGAGCATGTTCCCAACCCTATGGGATAACATAAAAATGCAAAAG GCCCCTCAAAGCATCGTCAAggaaataatgaataatattaacaAGCTCATCAAGAAACTGAAGGTTCAGGATAACCCAGAGGCTATGATCTACCTGAGACTTCTGGGGGCTGAAATAGGCTATCTCAACACCAAGGATATGGAAGACATGGCCTACTCTGCTACCTTGCTGACTAATAGACTCTTAAATATGTTCCCAGTTGAT tTCATAAGGAACCTTTACTCGAGTGTCAACAACAACCTTTTTCTTCACTATGTCTTCATGGACAATGAGTTTTATCTACCTACTGGTACCGGAATTCCATTTAGAGTTGCCCTGTCTGGTACTTTTGCTCCAGGAGTGAAAGGAGGACTGAAAATTGCCCCTGATATG AGCGAGATGGCTTTCATGCCATCTGTTGGTGTGGAGTTTGTGACTGAGGTTGGAGCTCTCTTACCTGACTATGTTGAGTCTAGCCTGGAGATGCATACTAACATCTACCATGAGAGCGGCCTGAAAGTAAGGGTTGCAGTAACCAAAAAGCAGCTGAAGTTGACCTTTCCCATACCCCAAGCTCCAACAAAACTCATCAGTGTGAC CAACTCTTTGTTCTCAGTAACTGGTACTGAAAAAAAGACTATTCCTCCAATGATGGAACATGTGAAAGCACAAAAATGCACTCCATTCCTCCCTGGATTTAAGTACTGCAGTGCCATACAATACTCAGATGCCTTTTCCAGTGATGCCTCTCCCTACTTCCCCTTGACTGGTGACAGCAA ATTTGCCATTGAAATCCACCCCACTGGTGAGGTTTCTGCATACACAGCTACAGTTGACTATGTGTATGAAGACAAGGTTGACACGGTGACTTTTGGTCTGAAGGCAGAAG GAACATCGTTTGAGGGCACAGCAAAACTGATGtttgacagacagaaatacagtgTCTCAGCTGATCTCCAGATTCCTGACTATGACCTTGAAGCTGGAATTCGGGTTCATTCTACTGACCGCAGCACAGAGAGCAGGGCCACAAATTCCATTCAAATTGACTTCATCAACAAAAATATACCCGAGGCATCTCTAGTTACCCTTGCTAA GATAGAGTCAATGAAGGATGCCATGCTGCAGGTTCAGCTGCTCATTCCTCATTTTCAGACTGATGCTAAAGTAACTGCACAACTGAAACATGCTGAGGGCCTCACAGTAGAGCTTGAGAGTGACCTTAGGCTCCCTGCGACAACCTCCTCTATTCAGAAAGTCATTCTGAAATATG ATGCGGAGAAGATTGAGGCTGAGGTCACTTCTGATGTCAGCACTGAGATTCACAACAATATTCATTTTGATGCCATCAAAGCCACAGTCAGTGACCTGCTTGATCAGGAGATTGGAATGTCTGACATGAAGATCCGTGATGCCTTGATCCAGTCACTTGag GCCTCAAATGCCTACCTGGAACAATTTGCCACCAACATCCCATATGTCCAGGGCATTAGGATTCCTGCCTTCCCAGAATTCACTGTCCCCAAGAAGCTGTTCCTGAAGGC tgaggGTTCTGCTAAATACAAGTTTGGCCAGAATTATTATACCATCTCCATTCCTATTCCTCTTGGTGGGAAATCTTCTGGAGATTTCAACTTGCCTGCTGCACTGAACACACCAAAGCTGGAAGTACCTCAGCTTAGCCTAGAAGTTGCTTCCTTTAGCATTCCTCTTCCAGAGGTCTTTGTTCCTGAGAGTCTGTCTGTGTCACTGCCTCACATGGCAAAAGCAGAGGTGTCCAGCAAGCTGAGCAGCAACTTCTACGACATGGAGGCAACAGCTTCTGCTGGCAGGGAACTTGTTGAGAAACCAAGCTATTCTGCCATGTTTGAAGTCATTGGAACTAGCCCAGTAGATCTCCTCTCCTTCAAAGTGGAAG GATCTGCTTTAGTGGAAGACACACCTGGGGAATCTTTGAGGGCTGAGATTAAATCCTCTCTTGATCACAAGCTAATTGAAGCCAGTGTTAATTATGTTGAGGAAATGACAACTGCTGAAAAAATCAAATTTAAGTCAAGCAGTAAGATTGAGGCAAACAGTCCCTTGGGTTTGAAGATTTCAGTGGAACACACAGGCCAGGTTGGAGTCAATAAGGATGAGATCTCAGGAGACGGAAATCTGATGGGCTCCATCAAGGCTGGCCCTCTGAATGGAACAGTTGCTCTCAGGCAGTCACTTATCCTACTCCCATTTAAGCCAGAAGCGAAAATTGATTCCTCTCTGAAAGTAAACTCAGAACATTTCCAGGCAGAGAATACAATTGAAGCAGTTTTAACCAATGGAGAGCTCAATGTTATATCGAAAACTACTGCATTAGAGAACACTCTGATGCATGATGCTGAAGTTACCTATACAGGGTCTCGACTTGCTCTGAAGTCAGATACAAGGGCAAAAATTCTCAGTCTGAACATCCAAAATGTAGCTGAGGCTAGTGCTAGTCCTGATTTGGTTTACATTAAGATTGACACTAATGCCGATGTGTTTGCTGGGGTTGAAAATCATATCCATTCCCAGTTTATAGCAACACTGGATGCCAATGGACTGGATGTAAAAAGCGATGCCTCCGCAAATCTGACTGAACAGACAGCTTCCCACAAGTGCAGCCTATCTCTAACCAGGGATGGCCTGACCACGAGTGGCACAACTTCACTGGAAAGCTCTCTCGTCCCTTTGACGCTTGAGAACAAATTCAGTGGAGCCCTTGACACTTCAAAGCTTTCCCTGTCAGCTGAGACGAAGGGTAAATTTTAtagaatgataattaaaaatacaaattctctGTCTGGATCTCTGTCCTCGGTAGCATTCAATTCTATAATGGATGTTAAAGATGATGTTGTATCTTATAAGCATGACATCTCCATTCAGATTGAACCATATACTACTTCAGTGACAATCAACAATAATCTGCATGTTCTGGACATCACTCTGGTTAATTATGTCCAGTTTAAGGCACTTCCATACACAGCTGACTTGAATGGCAGATGGAGGCTTTTCTTTGGTGATGATGAACTGAAGCAGACATATGAGATGAAATATCAAGATCTGGTTGTCACTGCCAAGTGTGGTTCTACTGTAAAACTTATGGGATCTCACATGAGCCACAACACAGAAATCGAGGTTGCTGGACTTTCAATCACATTCAGCAATGATGCACTTTTAAATTCAGAGTACTTACGCTTCAATGGTAACTTTTATGCCACTGCTGTTCCCTTCAGATTCAGTGTTGATGCCATGGCCAATTCAGATGGTGATTTGCATCTGTATGGAAAACAAAGCGCACAAGTTTACACAAAATTTCTTATGAAGGCAGAACCACTGGCTCTTGCACACTCACACGAATGCAGAGTCTCAACAACTCACAATTTGGACAATGGTCTATCAATTGAAATCAACCTCGATAATAAGATTGATACTGTGCTGACACCATCTAAGCAGCAGGCCACAATGAGAGTGAAATCTAAGGTCAACAACCATTTGTTTAACCAAGATGTGAGTGCTTACAACAACCCTGAAAGACTTGGAGTAGAAGCGTCTGGATCCATCATCACAAACTTCTTAAACATAAATGATGCTGACAACCAAGACCACTTTTTCTCAGCCTTcctaaaatatgataaaaacaataacagcCTGCCATTGATTCAGAAATTTCCTGTGGACCTGCAACAtatcaaaatgacaattttaagGATTGCTGAGGCCATGCAGTATTATATCAACAGAGAAGACATCATTGCAGAGATTCAGAACCTAGCTAAGTACATAAGTGATTCTGTGAATGAGCTAAATCTGGAGAGGAAAATTGCCAAGATGAGTGAAGGTCTGATTGCTCTATATGAGAAGTATGGATTTACTCTGGATAACATGGAGGCTGCTCTGATTAATCTAAACCCTGTTATGTTGAAGTTAGTCACTGAACTGGACACTCATGTACAAGAGATAGAAAAAATTGTGAGAGAAATGATTGCAAGTGGCACACTATGTGACACTGCAATACAGAAACTAACAGAAGAACTGAATGCATTCAATGAGAAATATGACATCAGAGCCATAGTTCTAGCTGTCATTGAGGCTGTAGAAAATTTTATTAAACAGATTGATGTAACGAGACTGAAGGGCAGTGGCAGTGTCCTCTTGCAAGATCTTGAGGAACAGTTTGATATTAAATCCACACTGGAGGCGGTTTTGAGTGAACTTAAGCAGTTTGTTGCAAACTTTGAACAAGGAAAGTTTATTGAGGATGTGAAGAACTTTGTAACCTCTGCCAACTTCAGAGATTATGCAGACAATTTGGTGGCTCAAATCCCTACAGAGGAAATACACAAGACTGTTGAAAAAGCAAAACAACTGCTTACTGTACTGGGAGGGAAGCTGAATACTATCTACAGCATTGTGAGAGAAACCCTGGTGCAATCTGGGGTTGACAAGAAGATTGAAGCAATTCTGGAAAAGGTGGTTGAACTTATCAAGAAGTTCAATATTGAACAAACTGTTAAGGCTCTTGGTAGCACATTGAAATATATTCTGACCCCCATCACTGAGATGCTGGATGAGGCCATGACCTACTTGAAAACAACAGAGGTAAACAAAATCATTGAGCATTTAAACAACTGCCTGAGCCATTGCATCGGACAAATTAGATCATTTGACTACAATGTATTTGTGGATGAAGCCAACCAGAAAATCAAGGACTTGATAAATGAACTTTACACCATGGGTTTGTCACTTGAGATCCGCCAAAAGCTCCATGCAATCAGAGAATTAGTCAGTTATGCTCTGTCATCTCTTACTGCTTGCCTCGAGGAGCTAAGAACAATCAAAGTTGCAGATGTGGCCAAAAAAATCAAGGAGATCGTTGATAGGATAGTCTACATTGACACTGAGGAATTTATAGAAAGCCTCAGGAAGAGAATTACAGACATGGATATCAGAGAAGAAATCATGCAGCAAGTGAGTGGTATCTACACTAAGGTAGTTGCCATTGCAACAGATGCATGCAGTGCTGTTATGGAAATAATTCAGACCATGCTTAAAGATCAGGCAATTGTCATTGAGCTGAAGCAAATCTGTGATGGAGTCAAGACAGGACTGAAAACAGCTGAATTTGAGATCCCATCTTTCACTTTCCCACTCACTGACCTTGTTGTACCTTCCATAAAAATAAGTTTAGAGAAGCTTCAGGAATTCAGCCTCCCTTCTACATtgattgaccttccagagtttaTTATTCTGCAATATTACACAGTGCCACCAGTCAGAATAGAGTATGATGATATCAGGCAGGGACTATTAGACCTATTAAACTTCATTGCCAATTATGAAAGGCCATCTGTTGATGACATCTTTGGAGACCTAAGAATTATCTACCTGCCAGACATCTCTGCCATCACACTGCCAGAGATAAGTCTTCCAGAGATCTCCTTCCCTGAAATTCCCAAATACTCTCCGGAGCACAAATTCTTAGACCTGCAGATCCCAGAATTCACTCTCCCTGCAGTCCCAAGTGAAGTCATGATACCCTCCTTTGGAAAGCTTTACGGTGAGGTTATGGTCACTATTCCAATTTTCAACATGAGAACGACCATGGAATTCTTAAACTCTACTGAAAGTGCAGAAACCCCACAATTCACAGGGCACATAACCTCACATGGATCATCTGAATATGACATTCTTAAATACACCTTGGATTCCACAGCTCGGCTTGCCATCCCTAAGATGAGTCGTGTGATTGTTGCTGAAACCCTGAAGATCACTCACAGTATTCTAGCATTTGACCATCAATCCTCATTGTCACTCTACGGCTTCTCAGCCCAGGCTGTTGCCAAGAGTAATATGAAGATAACTATCGCCTCCCTTAGTGCTAACATTCTTAACCATGCTTTCTTCGCACTGGAGGATGGAATGTCTGCAAATATTAAAACACAATATACTGACAAGGTAAGAATTCCTGCGCTTTCATGGAACAGTGACCATTCTTACACTAATGAGGTCACTCTTAAGCAGGATGGTTTAAAAATCCTTCTGACGATGACGGAAGAAGCCAAGGGCCATATATCTGTGCAAGATGATTCTGATTATTTCACCGCCAAGAGTATCTCAACTATAATTATTACTCCAACAACAGCCACACTAACAATTTCTACAGATGGCGAAGTCATTTCTACAGAGGGCGGAGGTGGATCTTTAAagattaaacagaaaataaatgctGAAGGTGTTGCCCTGAACTACATCGACCTTAATGCCCATATTGAAGGAAATTATGATAGCGGAGAAAATTACGTTCTAATTGCTTATGGAAAGGCTAATCTCAGAGAAATGAAGGTAGATATGAAGGCAGCCTATGACACAAAGTTCAATGGATTGCTCAGTGGTACATTTTCTAGTGCCTTCAACATCTTAGTGCAACCCTTTGAGATGATCCTTGATTTCCAAAACAAGGCTAATACTAAACTCAGCTTCAAAGAGCCTCTGACTGCAAAGATTGATCTCCAGAATGATTATGCTCTTATCTTAAATACTGACATGCAGAAGTTGAGTACTGTGGCAATTGCTCGTTTCAACCAGTACAAATACAGTCACAACTTTACAGCTGCCAACAATGGAGATGAGGCTGGCATTTATGCTGGAGTAAATGGAGAGGCCAATTTGGAATTTCTGACAGTCCCATTCAGCATCCCAACTATTGAGTTTGAAACATTGATTATAAATTTTAACACTCCAGAAATCAGCAACATCAACCTATATGAACATACTGGACTTAAGCATTTGTTGACCAACTTTGACCAGGCTATTGATGTAGATGCAAAGATTGTCTACCAGAAGAGTAAAGCTGCAGCCATTATTGATCTTGGTTTCATTAACATCCACCCTCTGGGTGATTTAATTTCTGAAGTGTCATTCAAGTCCTCTATATTCAGCCTTAATGCTAATGCTGGTATCTATGGGAAAGATAATCCTGTAATTCAATTTGGAGCAATTACTGCCTCTGAGTTTGAGGGACTGAAATCTAAGATTGAAGGAACCAGCAGTCTGAGCACCAAAAATGGATTAAAATTAGCCAATTCTCTGCTCCTGGAAAATCGCCACATTGAAGGAACCCATGAAAGCACTGTAACTATAAACACAGATAACTTTGAAGTTGCACTGTCTGCAACCACAACTGCAAACATTAACCTACCTATTCTTACAGCTAAAGCCAACCACCAATTTACTGCTGACAACAAAGCCCATCCAAAAGCAGATTCAACTTTTAAGACCGAGTACACATTTGACTTTCCCATTATTAAGCTTGTTGGTAAGGGAAATGCTGAAAACATCTTAAAAGGTGAAGGAACTCATACATTTATCTCTGCTGAGACTCTCATAAAGGGTACCATTGATGGAACATTCCTAGATAGTGGTATTTTAAAGGGAGCTTTGAATTATGACGAATCTATCTATCTGAATGGCAAAAGTTTGCGATATGCTTTAAAGACTGTTGCTGACGGCAACCTGAATTATGGAAATCTCAAGATAGTGTTTGATGTAGATGAAAACCTGTCTGTGGAAACAGCTATGGAACGTGTTTATGCTATCCTGAAGTTTTCTTCCAAGAATGAAGCAAATATTGGAGGTTTTAACACAAAGGGAGATCATACTGGCCAGGCTACAGTTGATCTGGATTTTCTAAAGTCCCTGGTGGCTGTAATGAAAATTGACTTGTCTCAACCAAGCACTTTCGGTGACCTTAGGATCTCTGAGAGGGTGTTGGCGGAGCTTAGTGTACCCATGCAGACAATTGATTACACCTCAAAGATCATCTCTCCAGTATACACCACAGATGTTGCTGCTAAACTAGATGGTAGTGCACCAGTCTACAAAACTGTTCTCAAGGCTACAGCCACTTCACCAGTAGTTTTCCTGGAGTATAATTTTGACA GCTCCATGAATACTACAATGGAGAATGGTGCCCTTGTTGTCGGAGCAAATGCTGTACTTACACATGCTGACTTTACTATGGACTTCAGCAATGTTTTTCATATGgg tgatCCTAGCCATACCATGATTGTGGACATCACCAGCCCAGCATTCACAGATGTAAACTTTCGCTACGCTGCTCAAAGCGATGGGGTAAGTGCCTCAGGTTCCACACCAACAACTGGCCACCTTGGCTTCCAGCTTCAAGGAAGGATTCCATCTGAGATTAATGCGAGGATCTACAGCCGTTATGCA TCTGCCCCAGGAGATGATGTTGAAATTCTGATGATCAGAGCAGTACCAAAGGGAAATGAAAAAGTACTGTTGGTCAGCTACAATTTACTGGCCACACGTGATATAGGTGAAGGCTTGATAGAGAGGCTAGAAGATCAAATACCATCCTGTATTCAAGGATTTGCTGAAAAATATGGAATTGATAAAGCAATAAATAGACTGTTTAACATTGTTCaagaatttgaaaatattttaagagaTGACCACTTTTCTGATTCTGAGCATAGTGAGTTgtctaaacttttcagaagtgTAGTTGTTACATACCAAAAGACTATCCAGGTCCTGCTTGATGCTGCCATCAACTTCCTGAGAGAGACTAAATATAAATTGCCTGGAATGGACGAAGCTACTCTGCCTGAAATCTGCAACAAAATCAGATTTATTTTTGCAGAAATGTTGGAAAAACTCGCTAACAATCAGGAGGTATATTTCTTTACTCTAATGGAGAACTTCAGCACAGTTGAAATGACATTTTCTCCTGGAAAGGTCATGACTGTAGCCGAGGTGCAAGAAATTGTGAAAAGTACCCTTAGAAGTCACCTAGTTATGATAGCAGGTGTGATGAAGCAAACAGAAGGCCTTGATGTGTTTCTTGAGAAACTAGGACAAACCCTTCAAGAGATGGTTGATAAAGCACAAGAATTTGTGGAAAGCATTAAGTCTGACATCTTAGAAACTGTTGCTGCTCACCTTAACACTTGCTACAATAAGCTGCTGCAGACCTTAGATGGACTGACTACAGCGTTTGCCATCTTTGTTTTGATGCCTATAAGTGTATTTTATAGCAACATTTTGACCAGTTTGGATGaattatttaatgcaaataatggaATACAGCAAATTGAGTTTCCGTTGCCTTTTTTCCAGTAA